Proteins from a genomic interval of Rosa chinensis cultivar Old Blush chromosome 2, RchiOBHm-V2, whole genome shotgun sequence:
- the LOC112186178 gene encoding disease resistance protein RPV1: MASSSASASASASASTDIPLKEKYDVFLSFRGLDTRRTFIGHLKKALDDKKIVTYIDYDIGRGEEIEPALLEAIERSTISVIVFSENYASSRWCLDELVHILKCRKRVIPIFYNTDVSDISNQNGSYELDERFKDRTESERLKWKDALKKASTIVGFESMKFRDDAVLVQEVVEFVDSIVKLGFESSSYESKGLVGVERRVQQIESLLCIDSRDDRVRSVVIWGMGGIGKTTLADAVFHRLEKKFHASCFLKDVRARSGTPNGLQELRNILLRTLLGNEKLDIQSQSIDPSTANQLSRRKVLVVLDDVDESSQLDKLAGRGVTFGSGSRIMITSRDKQRATEMESLRKGGNHDVEIYEVEKLNEDEACQLVKSNSSAGFYSEVDSTDYFTKMVTYAAGCPLALKIWSSLSRKYSWDQMTKKLNEKMGSIYGVSYDVLGDDEKEIFLDMACFHKGKQINDVRGYLNCRGFNADSGIDELIGRSLIEVREDHLWMHDVIQEMGREIVRKQCPEEAGRRTRLYSLKDICHVLQHDTGTATIEIMSMVHYDISSLECNWKKPTSSMVHYDISPLECNWKKPTSLKLTPQVFGRMYNLTFLELDGHNFKLKLPEGGLESLPNVLRYLSWKGYPLGTLPSKFSPSCLVELHMRNSKLQTVWNTDQKPQLLKKVDLSNSTELVDVPYLTACLESINLEGCVSLDQVPNLSKSLNIGSISLQGCKKLVIVPSYFKNLHKLTVLNLRGCRLLKCIPEMPSNMEFLHISGLWNSFTLELMELSGLPSSIWSFKKLVELDLKGCCHIENLPSSIWLLNSLTSLDLSYTSLNYLPSSIECLSRIVSIDLQNCVKLVSLSDNIGKLKSLELLNLSFCKRFKFFPEILEPMECLKKLDLFGCDCLESLPTSIYKLKSLEELNLSCCHGFKFFPEILEPMECLKKLNLFGCDCLESLPTSIYKLKSLEELDLSCCRRFKLFPGILEPMECLKKLNLFGCNRMESLPTSIYKLKSLELLNLSSCNGFKLFPKILEPMECLKKLDLSVCRLLKSLPTRIYKLISLEELKLSRCSSLEFFPEILEPMECLKTLDLSDTKIIELPDSIENLVGLEVLDLSKCRSLKSVPNSIHKLRFLKDFRVADCWALEKRLISSSDILWSSLSNLDLGGCTRLEEIPDGLMNCFSLKELNFSKTKIKSIPTSIKGLSGLRSLYIWNCEYLGSLPELPYNLEILDADGCRNLKMVSLSMTAVTQGLDQLCDEDSLTREERYSFRSCKSLSETAKSNMMNDAELRIMRMAAAFSKLQEIDPEDYGFWYYSVSIVYPGNEIPERFRCQTAEGSSININLPVDPSHTDTNFWQLVLCAVLDEDEDEDEDSAQNEDEDQFLDEDEDEDEDEDQFKPSRYIPYIMGFHCEFNCTTNNGDSSEYFELPWPNNEIEIEKGTNCNDKSQVFVWYCPYLSAHAHNASKASFNFSLYPYYPRELDRFKVKRCGVCLLSSQGQDVVKFVGVDQDVGEPKPEQVISRKRSRDQYEAS; this comes from the exons ATGGCCTCctcttctgcttctgcttctgcttctgcttctgcttccaCTGACATCCCCCTAAAAGAGAAGTATGATGTCTTTCTCAGCTTCAGAGGCCTCGATACCCGCAGGACTTTTATCGGCCATCTAAAGAAGGCCTTGGATGATAAGAAGATTGTTACCTACATAGATTATGATATTGGGCGCGGAGAAGAAATCGAACCTGCCCTTCTAGAAGCAATCGAGAGATCAACGATTTCCGTGATCGTTTTCTCTGAAAACTATGCTTCTTCTCGATGGTGCTTGGACGAACTTGTGCATATACTGAAATGCAGGAAACGTGTGATACCCATATTTTACAATACAGATGTATCAGATATATCGAACCAGAACGGGAGTTATGAACTTGATGAACGTTTCAAGGATAGAACAGAGTCTGAGCGTCTCAAGTGGAAGGATGCTTTGAAGAAAGCATCTACTATAGTTGGATTTGAATCAATGAAGTTCAG GGATGATGCCGTTCTGGTTCAGGAAGTTGTCGAGTTTGTTGACTCTATTGTGAAATTGGGTTTTGAGTCCTCGAGTTATGAATCAAAAGGTTTAGTTGGAGTTGAACGTCGGGTTCAGCAAATTGAATCATTACTATGTATTGATTCTCGAGATGATCGCGTTCGCTCCGTAGTTATTTGGGGTATGGGAGGTATCGGCAAGACCACCCTTGCTGATGCTGTTTTTCACCGTCTCGAGAAGAAATTCCATGCTAGCTGCTTTCTTAAAGATGTTAGAGCACGTTCTGGGACTCCAAATGGACTCCAAGAATTGCGAAACATACTTCTTCGTACATTATTAGGGAATGAAAAACTAGATATCCAGTCCCAATCTATAGACCCTTCTACTGCAAATCAACTCAGCCGTAGAAAAGTCCTggttgttcttgatgatgttgACGAGTCAAGCCAATTAGACAAGTTAGCTGGACGTGGTGTTACGTTTGGCTCAGGAAGTAGAATCATGATAACAAGTAGAGATAAGCAACGAGCTACAGAGATGGAATCACTGAGGAAGGGAGGTAACCATGATGTTGAGATATATGAGGTTGAGAAATTAAATGAAGATGAAGCTTGTCAGTTAGTCAAGTCGAATTCCTCCGCAGGTTTCTATTCTGAAGTAGATTCTACGGATTATTTTACAAAAATGGTAACTTATGCTGCAGGCTGCCCCTTGGCCCTTAAAATTTGGAGTTCCTTATCCCGTAAATATTCATGGGATCAGATGACAAAGAAACTCAACGAAAAGATGGGGAGCATTTATGGAGTGAGTTATGATGTCTTAGGAGACGATGAGAAGGAAATATTTCTTGACATGGCATGTTTCCACAAAGGGAAGCAAATAAATGATGTGAGAGGATATTTAAATTGCCGTGGTTTCAATGCGGATAGTGGAATTGATGAGCTTATTGGTAGGTCCCTTATAGAAGTAAGAGAAGATCACCTATGGATGCACGATGTGATACAAGAAATGGGCCGGGAAATTGTCCGCAAACAATGTCCTGAAGAGGCTGGAAGACGCACCAGGTTGTACAGCCTTAAGGACATCTGTCATGTATTGCAACATGATACG GGAACTGCAACAATTGAAATCATGTCCATGGTCCACTATGACATCTCTTCATTGGAGTGTAATTGGAAGAAGCCTACAAGTTCCATGGTCCACTATGACATCTCTCCATTGGAGTGTAATTGGAAGAAGCCTACAAGTTTAAAGTTGACCCCTCAAGTCTTTGGAAGGATGTATAATCTAACATTCCTAGAACTTGATGGGCATAACTTCAAATTGAAACTTCCTGAAGGCGGTCTCGAGTCACTTCCCAATGTCCTTAGATATCTGTCCTGGAAGGGTTATCCTTTAGGAACTTTGCCATCAAAGTTTTCTCCGAGCTGTCTTGTTGAGCTTCATATGCGCAATAGCAAACTCCAGACAGTTTGGAATACAGACCAG AAACCTCAGCTTCTAAAAAAGGTCGATCTTAGTAACTCAACGGAGCTGGTTGATGTCCCATACCTCACAGCATGTCTTGAGAGTATAAATCTTGAAGGATGTGTGAGTTTGGATCAAGTTCCAAATCTCTCAAAGAGTCTAAATATCGGGAGTATAAGCCTTCAAGGGTGCAAGAAGTTGGTTATAGTTCCTTCATACTTTAAAAATCTTCACAAGCTTACAGTTCTGAATCTGAGGGGGTGCCGGCTTCTAAAATGTATTCCAGAGATGCCAAGCAATATGGAATTCTTACATATAAGTGGACTATGGAATTCCTTCACCCTGGAACTGATGGAATTATCTGGATTGCCTTCATCAATCTGGTCTTTTAAGAAACTTGTCGAATTGGATCTTAAAGGGTGTTGCCACATTGAGAATCTTCCAAGCAGCATTTGGTTGTTGAATTCCCTCACATCTCTTGATTTGTCTTATACGAGTTTAAATTATCTGCCCTCATCAATTGAGTGTCTTTCTAGGATTGTTTCAATTGATTTGCAAAATTGCGTCAAGCTTGTGAGTCTTTCAGACAACATCGGTAAGTTGAAATCTCTTGAACTACTTAATCTTTCTTTCTGCAAAAGATTCAAATTCTTCCCGGAAATCTTAGAGCCTATGGAATGCCTCAAGAAACTTGATCTCTTTGGTTGCGATTGCTTGGAGAGCCTTCCAACCAGCATTTATAAGTTGAAATCTCTTGAGGAACTTAATCTTTCTTGCTGCCATGGATTCAAATTCTTCCCGGAAATCTTAGAGCCTATGGAATGCCTCAAGAAACTTAATCTCTTTGGTTGCGATTGCTTGGAGAGCCTTCCAACCAGCATTTATAAGTTGAAATCTCTTGAGGAACTTGATCTTTCTTGCTGCCGTAGATTCAAATTGTTCCCGGGAATCTTAGAGCCTATGGAATGCCTCAAGAAACTTAATCTCTTTGGTTGCAATCGCATGGAGAGCCTTCCAACCAGTATTTATAAGTTGAAATCTCTTGAACTACTTAATCTTTCTTCCTGCAATGGATTCAAATTGTTCCCCAAAATCTTAGAGCCTATGGAATGCCTCAAGAAACTTGATCTCTCTGTTTGCCGTCTCTTGAAGAGCCTTCCAACCAGAATTTATAAGTTGATATCTCTTGAGGAACTTAAACTCTCTCGTTGTTCCTCACTCGAATTCTTCCCAGAGATCTTAGAGCCTATGGAATGCCTGAAGACTCTCGATTTAAGTGATACGAAGATTATAGAGCTACCCGACTCCATTGAAAACTTAGTTGGGCTTGAAGTATTGGACTTATCCAAGTGCAGAAGCCTTAAGTCTGTCCCAAACAGTATCCACAAATTAAGATTTCTCAAGGATTTCAGAGTTGCTGATTGTTGGGCACTAGAGAAACGTCTTATCTCATCATCGGACATTTTGTGGTCTTCGCTATCTAATTTAGACCTCGGAGGATGCACCAGGTTGGAAGAAATCCCTGATGGACTCATGAATTGCTTCTCACTAAAAGAATTAAATTTTAGCAAAACCAAGATTAAGAGCATACCTACAAGCATCAAAGGACTTTCTGGATTAAGATCCCTGTACATATGGAATTGCGAGTACCTAGGTTCTCTACCAGAGCTCCCATATAATCTAGAAATTTTGGATGCTGATGGTTGTAGGAATCTGAAGATGGTGTCACTCTCAATGACTGCAGTTACACAAGGTCTGGATCAATTATGTGATGAAGATTCTTTAACACGTGAAGAGAGATATTCATTTCGTAGTTGCAAAAGCTTGAGTGAGACCGCAAAAAGCAACATGATGAATGATGCAGAGCTTAGAATTATGCGAATGGCAGCTGCATTTTCCAAATTGCAAGAAATAGATCCT GAAGATTATGGGTTTTGGTATTACTCCGTTTCTATTGTCTATCCTGGAAATGAAATTCCAGAGCGGTTCAGGTGTCAAACAGCAGAGGGATCTTCAATAAATATCAACCTTCCTGTGGATCCTTCTCATACAGATACAAACTTCTGGCAACTCGTTCTGTGCGCTGTTCTCGACGAAGACGAAGATGAGGACGAGGACAGCGCACAGAACGAGGACGAGGACCAGTTCCTCGACGAAGACGAAGATGAGGACGAGGACGAGGACCAGTTCAAACCGTCTAGATACATTCCCTACATTATGGGCTTCCATTGTGAATTCAATTGCACGACCAACAATGGTGACAGCTCTGAATATTTTGAACTTCCCTGGCCCAATAATGAAATTGAAATAGAAAAAGGCACGAATTGCAATGACAAATCTCAGGTATTTGTATGGTATTGCCCATACTTGTCCGCTCATGCTCACAATGCCAGCAAGGCCTCGTTCAATTTTTCCTTGTATCCATATTACCCACGTGAGCTCGATCGCTTTAAGGTGAAAAGGTGTGGGGTCTGCTTGCTGTCTTCGCAAGGCCAAGATGTTGTGAAATTTGTAGGGGTCGATCAAGATGTTGGAGAACCAAAACCAGAGCAGGTTATTTCAAGAAAGAGAAGCCGCGATCAGTATGAAGCCAGTTGA